A genomic segment from Equus przewalskii isolate Varuska chromosome X, EquPr2, whole genome shotgun sequence encodes:
- the PWWP3B gene encoding PWWP domain-containing DNA repair factor 3B gives MDAEYVLCNWKDQLWPAKVLSRSETSSNSKRKKTFSLEVQILSLDEKIQVESTETKILNKSKIEAIASSLAAQSEVGAPPREETTYERSLKVALDVLNERTNLSEASSSDEEETTTLSENVQEKLSNSPPRKKYRKHEGDLLKRLEESENPTSLLVSSDNDDSLQEDKSHAHATIDTIPSEMETKSSQNSSWYQTFPSLSEDDDEKENKKKIDISTVMSLHSTIKEEGACVKDEKFTPTLPSDIFTVPKELKGETQVICPETIPTSSECPTVSENIEDPGEGPSNPCSDTSQNQPIVESETGAVASPGPCSLECQVSLSASNRVLDYSVLLVDNERNLQRLDFEELGEEPQASDKSVHLNPIDASVFDDSEEDEELPRFVFHYEPRSFETGMIVWFKYQKYPFWPAVVKSIRRKEKKASVLFVEANMNPEKRGIRVPFRRLKKFDCKEKQALVDKAREDYSESIDWCISLICDYRVRIGCGSFSGSFLEYYAADISYPIRKVLKQDTFRNLFPKLHNEDSVESMVVTSQTKKMSFQKILPDRMKAARDRANKNLVDFIVNARGTENHLLAILKGTKGSRWLKAFLNANRFTPCIETYFEDEDQLDEVVKYLQEIYKQIDERMLALIRDDKIKFILEVLLPEAIICSISAVDGLDYEAAEAKYLKGPSLGYRERELFDAKIISEKRRKPLTSEAH, from the coding sequence ATGGATGCCGAGTATGTCCTGTGCAATTGGAAAGACCAATTATGGCCAGCAAAAGTTCTGTCCAGATCTGAGACTTCATCaaacagtaagagaaaaaagacattttccctAGAAGTTCAAATACTCTCCCTAGATGAAAAAATTCAAGTGGAAAGCACAGAAACAAAGATcctaaataaatctaaaattgaaGCCATTGCCTCCTCACTAGCAGCGCAGTCAGAGGTTGGTGCTCCACCTAGAGAGGAAACGACCTATGAAAGGTCACTAAAAGTGGCACTGGATGTTCTGAATGAGAGAACAAATTTGAGTGAAGCAAGCAGTTCAGATGAAGAAGAGACCACTACACTGTCTGAAAACGTACAAGAAAAGCTTTCCAATTCACCCCCGCGTAAAAAATATCGGAAGCATGAAGGAGACTTACTGAAGCGTCTTGAGGAAAGTGAAAATCCAACCTCTCTGTTAGTATCTTCAGACAATGATGATTCCCTGCAAGAGGATAAATCACATGCACATGCCACCATTGATACTATTCCGAGTGAAATGGAAACAAAGTCATCACAGAACTCCAGCTGGTACCAAACTTTCCCCTCACTTTcagaagatgatgatgaaaaggagaacaagaaaaagattgACATCTCAACAGTTATGTCTTTGCATTCCACAATCAAAGAGGAGGGTGCATGTGTTAAAGACGAAAAGTTCACTCCAACTTTGCCATCAGATATCTTCACTGTGCCCAAAGAATTGAAAGGGGAGACACAGGTAATCTGCCCAGAGACTATACCTACTTCCTCTGAATGCCCTACCGTCTCAGAGAATATTGAAGATCCTGGAGAGGGTCCCTCGAATCCATGCTCAGATACCAGCCAGAATCAACCTATTGTGGAATCAGAGACAGGTGCTGTGGCATCCCCCGGACCTTGTTCACTGGAATGTCAGGTTTCACTTAGTGCCTCTAATCGTGTCCTGGATTATTCAGTCCTTCTTGTGGATAATGAAAGAAATCTTCAGAGATTGGATTTTGAGGAACTTGGGGAAGAACCTCAAGCTTCTGACAAGTCAGTGCATCTAAATCCTATTGATGCTTCTGTATTTGATGACAGTGAGGAAGATGAAGAGCTTCCACGCTTTGTTTTTCATTATGAGCCACGTTCATTTGAAACGGGAATGATAGTCTGGtttaaatatcagaaatatcCATTTTGGCCAGCAGTGGTAAAAAGCATCAGgcgaaaagagaaaaaagcaagtgtGCTTTTTGTTGAGGCAAACATGAATCCTGAAAAGAGAGGCATTAGAGTGCCTTTTAGAAGATTAAAGAAATTTGATTGTAAAGAGAAACAAGCACTAGTGGATAAAGCCAGGGAGGATTACAGCGAAAGTATTGACTGGTGCATCTCGCTCATTTGTGACTACAGAGTTAGAATAGGTTGTGGTTCTTTTTCAGGCTCTTTCCTTGAGTATTATGCTGCTGACATTAGTTATCCAATTAGGAAAGTACTCAAACAGGATACCTTCAGGAACTTATTTCCAAAGCTACATAATGAAGATTCTGTGGAATCAATGGTTGTGACTTCCCAGACCAAGAAAATGTCCTTCCAGAAAATTCTCCCTGACCGAATGAAGGCTGCTCGGGACCGAGCCAACAAGAACCTAGTGGACTTCATTGTGAATGCCAGGGGAACAGAGAACCATCTTCTAGCAATTTTAAAAGGCACAAAAGGCTCCAGGTGGCTGAAAGCATTTTTGAATGCAAATAGGTTCACGCCCTGTATTGAAACCTACTTTGAGGATGAAGATCAGTTGGATGAGGTGGTGAAATATTTACAAGAAATCTACAAACAAATAGACGAAAGAATGCTGGCTCTGATAAGAGacgataaaattaaatttatcctAGAAGTGCTTCTGCCAGAAGCAATCATTTGTTCAATTTCTGCTGTTGATGGATTAGATTACGAGGCAGCTGAAGCAAAGTATCTAAAAGGACCATCTCTaggatacagagaaagagaattatTTGATGCAAAAATCATATCGGAAAAGAGACGGAAACCATTAACAAGTGAAGCTCATTGA